The sequence below is a genomic window from Oreochromis aureus strain Israel breed Guangdong linkage group 12, ZZ_aureus, whole genome shotgun sequence.
AAGTTACCAAACATATACCGAAACCGAGATGAAACCAGATCGGAGCTAAAACCAAACGTAACAGTTTTATCTTTGTTTATCTCGTATCCCCCTTCACCACAACAACTACCCCTCGTTAGCTTAGCGTAAGTTAGCCTTTGCTACAGGACGTAGTTCCGTCTCGAAATACTTCCCCCTGGAAGCAGAGGAACGGGCTTTGTGTTAAGACTTTCAAAAGTCTTTGAAAAGACTTTTTTGGGCGttagcatttatttttttggaatTTAATGTTAGTACTACGGATATTGGTCATATTTAAAGTAGACTATATACCAAAAGCAGAGTAAGATCATACATAGTAGATGCACAGCCTTCTtgctaaatgaaaagaaaacaagtcaAGCCGGAACGAAGAGTGCCTGACTTTCAGTGTCGGAACACTGTACGAGCCAGTGGAAGTAACGTGGAAGGCTGAAAAGATCAGTGGCAATCAGACAGCAGCAGTATGAATTCATGCTCGGAAAGAGCACTACTGATGGGATATTTGCTTTGAGTGGATGCTCAGGCATCTCCACCGTTACATTTTAAACGAAACTACCTCGTGCCAAGTGCCTTAAAGATACATAATATAATTACGGCAGCGcagaaaaaataactaaaagtcCCCGTGAAAGCGACTGGAATAGATCAACTACTGGGGGAGggaaaggagtgaaagggtgaACTCGCTTCCAAAGCCGGATCTTAAAGTGTGGCACCGAGCGGAAGTAAACACAGAAACTGGGCTGGTGGCGTAAACATCGACTTGTGCGTGGGAACAATATATATGTAACAAGGCAATAATGCcttcagttcagcattttagacagtttttcaacgaGCGactagctgctgctgctgaagaaATATTCAGCGCTTTTGAAAAAACTATCCTCGAGTACGAAGAAGAGATCAGCCGTCAGCGCAGGCTGCTGGACATCGCCTGGAAACCTGCGGTGAAGTTACCCAGGATAGGTCCGCAACACCTTAATTGCACGTTTGATATAATTTGCAGTTAAATAAAAGAGGCTTTAGACTTATATTAGATCCTGTTCGTTTAAAGTCCTattagtttgttttctttatccCAACAGGATTGTGATGATGGGAATATGGACGTGCCTCTATTACCACAGCACGTGTCGAACCGAACTCAGTCTATAATCTTTATCAGTGTGAGAGAAAAAGTGGGAGTCGGTGTTTGCTAAGCAATTTTTTCAATTCttaaatgtttttagttttttgatcAGTCAAAGCGGAAGAAAATCTGAAGTTTATTCTACAACATTGTTTAAAATATCAGATTTGGCAACATGAAATTGAGCGGCAACTacaatgttatttatttgtatcaaATCCCTTCCACCTCAAACGTGTTTTATTGggtagttttctttattttactttttttctgttactgAGATTGGATTACACACACCAGTATATGGAATATTTATGAACTTTTTAGGTGGGTAGCAAAATCTGTGTAGTTTCTGTCAGTGTgtaactttttgtttgtttgtttgtttcacttaTCCCTCCAGAGCTCCCCCATCAACTTGCCTGTAAAGAGGAGGAGGTTCTTGCCTCTGACCAGCAGCCCATTTTCCAGGAGAGGAACCCCAGGTTGGATCAAGAGGTTAAAGAAGAACTCTGCACTAGTCAGGACAGAGAGCATCTTGTACTGAAGCAGGAGACTGATACTTGCATTGTGCCTCTTACTTATGAGAAAGGTGACAACACTGAAGATCAGACTTTGAGATTGAATCCGAGTGAATTAGTAAGTGCAACAGAAAAACAGTCCTTAGTCAAAATATCTATTAAAACCTCAGAGGAAGCAGAGCTAGATACCAACCACCAGCTCTTTTCTCACAGTTCCTATTTATCTAAAAGCCCTGACAAAGAAGACGAGCCTGAGGATTGTATGTCAACTGGAAATGCAGAGACAAAACCACAGAAAATAAGTCACAAAGTCAATCATATACATAATCCTGCAATGTTGATGAATTACTGTAAAGCACACGCAAGCAAAAAGTCTTTCAAATGTGACACTTGTGGAAAAACATTTCCATTTAATTCCAAATTAATCAGACACCTGCGAATCCACACGGGCGTGAGGCCATATTCTTGCAACATCTGTGGTAAAAGATTCAATCAGACATCCATACTGAAAGTTCATAAACGAATCCACACAGGCGAGAGGCCGTATTCTTGCAACATTTGTGGAAAGAGATTTAACCAGACGTCAATACTGAACGTCCATAAAAGAACTCACACGGGCGAGAAGCCATTTTCTTGTAACATCTGTGGTAAAAGATTTAATCAGAAATCAATACTGGATGCTCATGTCAGAatccacacaggtgagaagccctTTTCTTGCAAAACATGCGGGAAATGTCTTAGAAGTCGTTCTAGTCTGTTGGttcacatgaaaaaaacacacGGGCGAGCAACCGTATTCTTGCAAGTCCATGTGTGAAGCCAGACGTTTGCCAGACTATCTGTAAAAGAAAcagcgcacagaaaatctgcacaGGCAATAATTTTATAATTTTGTGTGCAGCAATTATGTGAAATGATTCTTTTATGCATCGAGTTTGATACGGTATCTAAGGCTGCATTCGTTCGACTAAGTGTTTGTATATGCAAATTATACAATATAGAGTTTCAGTTTTTCCCTTCAAGACTAAAACAAACCAGGAATATTTAATTACACCTCAATCTTATACTTCAATGCTTACATTTGATAATAAGTGTTAGGACCTTATAAAAAGCATTAACCTGTTTAGGGGATACACAGATAAGGCAGAACCATCAGCTGTGGGCACAAATGGGTCATGACACACTCATTCGTTAAGCACAGATGGAAAAGTCCCACTTATCGAAAACTACATTCGGCTGCTCCATTGACACAAGGCGTAGTCACAGCGGATTTTTAGAGGGGACTGTAAAAGGGATTTATGATTTGTTTTTCCCCCACGCTCCCTTGCAGATTGGTTGTGGGGGTCTGATATATCAAAAGCTTCTCCTCCTTGTCTCCAAACACGTCTTTGGTGACTATAGCTGCTAAAACCCAGTTTTGATTTCTTGACCCAGTCACCACATGACTTCTGTAGATGTTGACTTTTGTGATGAGGGTGCACGTCAGGACCATGTTGGCATATTAGGTCTCAGTGATGCATGATGCTCATTCACCCACGTGTCAGCAAAACCTTCCTGCAGCTCCTTTTCAAACACATAAGGGTTTGGAATAGTAGATTTTCATGCTTGAAGTGCCTTCATGTCTTTATATCCATCGTATCGTATTATACGTATATTGCATCGTATAAATTCTTTTTACAAGTCTGTTCACAGTATTTATCAGCTGGTCAAATTTCAGCTGGCAAACTAATACCACTTGCTGCTTCGGCTGGCTTCGAAGGCCTAGAGTTCCTAAAGAGATGAGCCTTTACAAGAAGACATGCATATGCCACAGTGTctgtattaaataaaatatctctAATTGTAACACTATACGCCATTTTCCTCTGTGCGCCTGAATATTTGTATGCAACTGTACGTCTTCTTTGCGACAGCTCatgaatatttgttttgtaactttaacaaacaaacaacaccaacacaaaaAAGCAATAAAGTCCAAAGGTAAAAGTATCCAGTAACAGTGTTGCGAAATACCCATCACAATTTCATACAACTCCAGCTGATGTttggagatattttattttgtttagcgAGGAGCAAAAGTGTGCACAGTTCAGTGTGACACAAGGTGATTGGATTGAAATGTTCCCAGTTAAAAGTTTAGGAGTTAGAGTCAGACTATGTTTGGTGTTTCTCATTACAAAAAGTGACTGTTTAGCTTACTGCTCCTGATTATTGATCCATTATATCATTTAAAAGGAAATGCAGTACAGCAGGCTGTTTCTCAGTGTATTTCTGCTGTAATTGTGAATGAGATGCTTTGTGGAACTTTTGAAAGCACTGAAACCCTCAACatgaatttgaaaattacaaCATATTTATATCTGGCTTTATTGTTATAATTCTGAGGCTGCTCTACATAGCTCAGGCCAGCCTAGCATTCATTAGGTTACATGTGTATGTTTCTACTTTAAGGTAACACAGTGAAGAAAGCCTTTTACTGTATCAGCGTTACAGTTTCCCTGTTAACAAATGGTAGAAACAAGAAAACTGAAATACTTACAGTAGTTACAGTattgtttgcttattttttttttttagcttttctcTTCTCTTATTGTATACTGACGTGCAAATTTACTATTACATATATATAGCAAATAGCAAGGTCTGATTTTAGATAACCTCTTGTCATGTCTATTGTAGAGAAAAAGAGTTAAGATACATGATGCTGGATCTAAAGGTACAACATGTTTATGTCTTTATCAAACTTGCGTGTTGTTTAACTAATGAAGGAAGTTAATAGTTGCTGTTTAAAATTAGTTAAGGGGATTGATTTATTGAAGTAACAATAGATAATAAAGGTGGCATTGCCCAGTCAGTATTTTAGGTTATATAACTTGTTTTACTGTATTCACTGCGTTTAAAGATATTTAGATACAAAAAAGAATCCTGAGAGCCATCTATGCAGTCTGAAAGTCTGTGgcattgtgtttattttgttctttgcaGTATTTGTTGCCCTGAAATTATTATATAACTATGTAATGTTACATTAAATGCTCAGTTTGACTAGATCCCTTTGtgcgttttgcatttttatcTCACTCACCAAAGCACTGTTATCTTTCCATAACATCAAATTGTTCCTCACAGCAACAGGAATTGGTTTGAAGAACtataatatttaaaatcttTGTACAAGtatttctttctctgtctgcCAACTTGTCCTACAAGCTCAGGATGTGATCAACCAAACTTGACCCACAGATACATATTAGGTCCTTCAAGGTTCTTATGACCCACAAAATGACCTGTTTTTAGCATCTGTGCACCTATAACAACTTAACCTATGCTTGCCTTTATGCACTTAAAACACATCAAAGCATCGTGTTTTAATTCCACGGCCATCAACATGACCAGTCCAAACAATACTGTAGTATATCATATAATATAATAGAATATCATATCAGGTAATACTGGAAAGAGAAACTCATACGTTTAattatggggcgatcgtggctcaagagttgggagttcgccttgtaatcggaaggttgccggttcgagccctggctctgacagtcttggtcgttgtgtccttgggcaagacacttcacccgttgcctactggtggtggtcagagggcctggtggcgccagtgtccggcagcctcgcctctgtcagtgcaccccagggtggctttggctacaacgtagcttgccatcaccagtgcgtgaatgggtgaatgactggatatgtaaagcgctttggggtccttagggactagtaaaaagcgctatataaatacaggccatttaccatttatttctTTCAAACTATTTAATTAAAGCAATCACTGTATCTATCGCtttatatatgtaaatattGATTATAGTACTCTTTCCAGTTCCATAGGAAGAATTtcaaaagtacataaaacagtGTTCAGAGGTTTTTTGGGGAGGAAATATGAgatcactgtgtgttttttgtggtcAGCAGTGTGGGCAATTTGTTTTTCACATAGGGCCAAGTAAGTTTGGAgacctttttttcccttaaaaaattaaataatcattgcaaaactgcattttgtatttactcgagtaatttatttaaatggtttttcttaatattaaaaattattTGACTATTTGTAGCATGTCAGTGTGACATATGCACGTATGCATGCCTTTAGCACGCCGGGACAGTAGGTGGTAGCAGTGAGCTGGTACAGGATATATGTGTCTCCCAGTATCACTCGcggaaataaaaagaaaagtgcGCAAGTTTAGGCAGCTTCGAAGTT
It includes:
- the LOC116312296 gene encoding zinc finger protein 180-like, whose translation is MPSVQHFRQFFNERLAAAAEEIFSAFEKTILEYEEEISRQRRLLDIAWKPAVKLPRIELPHQLACKEEEVLASDQQPIFQERNPRLDQEVKEELCTSQDREHLVLKQETDTCIVPLTYEKGDNTEDQTLRLNPSELVSATEKQSLVKISIKTSEEAELDTNHQLFSHSSYLSKSPDKEDEPEDCMSTGNAETKPQKISHKVNHIHNPAMLMNYCKAHASKKSFKCDTCGKTFPFNSKLIRHLRIHTGVRPYSCNICGKRFNQTSILKVHKRIHTGERPYSCNICGKRFNQTSILNVHKRTHTGEKPFSCNICGKRFNQKSILDAHVRIHTGEKPFSCKTCGKCLRSRSSLLVHMKKTHGRATVFLQVHV